A genomic region of Rhodococcus pyridinivorans contains the following coding sequences:
- a CDS encoding class I adenylate-forming enzyme family protein: MASTVGSALHWWAKTKGEQNAIVVADEALTYRELQDWSSRVARTIVDRGVEAGQRVGVLGPNSLTWPVVALGVLKAGAVLVPLNPRYKPAELRKVADDSGLTLVVTPSEFTTVVDDARALGDTFDILEFSDIVPLREGGQDDFRIDVGPDEPTAVLFTSGSTGMSKGVICTNRTLLNIVFEATLTEEGFRPGSTSLLVLPLVFTPGLVWGLVMTTVLGGTLVVEKELDPNRAARLLGEHNVQAIFGVPLIFDAISRSPEFEKADLSSLRTAIVGGAAVAPVLLKRWADKGVALRQIYGMTEAGGVATATLVAEAFDHPDSCGSGSIFTELKVVRDDGTEAAPGEEGEILLRGPGVTPGYWNDPDSTATALRDGWLHSGDLGTRDAEGRVKFVDRLKDLIITGGINVSPVEIERVIGELPGVQEVAVIAASDERFGETPAAIVTVENGVDEATIIEHCDRLMADYKVPRYVVIRDEPLPRLPSGKLSKTAIRSEYKDVADRFDKVR, encoded by the coding sequence ATGGCTTCCACCGTCGGTTCGGCCCTGCATTGGTGGGCGAAGACCAAGGGAGAGCAGAACGCGATCGTCGTTGCGGACGAAGCACTCACCTACCGAGAACTCCAGGATTGGTCCAGCCGTGTCGCGCGCACCATCGTCGACCGGGGCGTCGAAGCCGGACAACGTGTCGGCGTACTCGGCCCGAACTCGTTGACGTGGCCCGTCGTCGCGCTGGGTGTGCTCAAGGCCGGCGCGGTGCTCGTACCGCTCAACCCGCGCTACAAGCCGGCCGAACTCCGCAAGGTCGCAGACGATTCGGGCCTGACCCTGGTGGTCACCCCGAGCGAGTTCACGACGGTCGTCGACGATGCCCGCGCTCTCGGCGATACCTTCGACATCCTCGAATTCTCCGACATCGTTCCCCTGCGCGAGGGTGGGCAGGACGACTTCCGCATCGACGTCGGGCCCGACGAACCGACGGCCGTGTTGTTCACCAGCGGCTCCACGGGTATGTCGAAGGGGGTCATCTGCACCAACCGGACATTGCTCAACATCGTCTTCGAAGCGACCCTCACCGAGGAGGGTTTCCGTCCCGGCTCGACCTCGCTCCTGGTCCTCCCGCTGGTCTTCACGCCGGGCCTTGTCTGGGGCCTGGTCATGACCACCGTGCTCGGCGGCACCCTCGTCGTGGAGAAGGAACTCGATCCGAACCGCGCCGCGAGGCTCCTCGGTGAGCACAACGTCCAGGCGATCTTCGGTGTACCGCTCATCTTCGACGCGATCTCGCGGTCTCCCGAGTTCGAGAAGGCAGACCTGTCGTCGTTGCGGACCGCCATCGTCGGGGGTGCCGCCGTCGCGCCGGTACTGCTGAAGCGATGGGCGGACAAGGGCGTTGCGCTGCGCCAGATCTACGGCATGACCGAGGCCGGTGGCGTCGCCACCGCCACTCTCGTGGCCGAAGCGTTCGATCATCCGGATTCGTGCGGCTCGGGCTCGATCTTCACCGAACTCAAGGTTGTGCGCGACGACGGCACCGAAGCGGCACCGGGGGAGGAGGGCGAGATTCTCCTGCGTGGTCCGGGCGTGACTCCCGGCTACTGGAACGACCCCGATTCCACCGCGACCGCTCTGCGTGACGGATGGCTGCACAGCGGTGACCTGGGTACCCGCGACGCGGAGGGCCGCGTCAAGTTCGTGGACCGGCTCAAGGACCTCATCATCACCGGCGGAATCAACGTCTCGCCCGTGGAGATCGAACGCGTCATCGGCGAGCTCCCGGGTGTCCAGGAAGTCGCTGTGATCGCTGCGTCCGACGAGCGTTTCGGCGAGACTCCCGCGGCCATCGTCACCGTCGAGAACGGTGTCGACGAAGCGACGATCATCGAACACTGCGACCGGCTCATGGCGGACTACAAGGTTCCGCGCTACGTCGTGATCCGCGACGAGCCCCTGCCGCGGCTCCCCAGTGGCAAGCTGTCGAAGACGGCGATCCGATCCGAGTACAAGGACGTCGCCGATCGATTCGACAAGGTCCGCTGA
- a CDS encoding enoyl-CoA hydratase-related protein, which yields MSETGTENSVVLERHGEIAVIRLNRPDRLNAFTDEMGERLIALFDETDADDDVRAVVVTGTGRGFCAGADLAAGGDTFVLGDDPETGGAPPDLGGRVTLRIYRSLKPVIAAINGPAAGVGVTMTLPADVRIAADTAKFGFVFTRRGLVPEACSTWFLPRAVGISTAVEWTVGGKMVPVTEALERGLVREVLPVGQLLDRAIAIAREMVSGTAPVSVALTRQLMWRMLGAAGPEVAHRAESIGIHVRGTSDDVREGVEAFLDKREPKFPNRVSDGLPELFDL from the coding sequence GTGTCCGAGACCGGTACCGAGAACTCGGTAGTTCTCGAACGTCACGGCGAGATTGCCGTGATACGACTGAACCGCCCCGATCGCCTCAACGCGTTCACCGACGAGATGGGTGAACGGCTCATCGCACTGTTCGACGAGACGGATGCCGACGACGACGTGCGCGCCGTCGTCGTCACCGGAACGGGGCGGGGGTTCTGCGCCGGTGCCGATCTCGCGGCCGGGGGAGACACGTTCGTCCTCGGCGACGACCCCGAGACGGGTGGGGCACCGCCGGATCTGGGCGGACGTGTCACTCTGCGGATCTACCGGTCGCTCAAGCCCGTGATCGCGGCGATCAACGGCCCGGCCGCAGGCGTGGGGGTGACGATGACGCTTCCGGCCGACGTCCGCATCGCCGCGGATACGGCGAAGTTCGGGTTCGTCTTCACCCGTCGAGGCCTGGTTCCGGAGGCATGCTCGACGTGGTTCCTGCCGCGGGCCGTCGGGATCTCGACCGCGGTCGAATGGACTGTGGGCGGAAAGATGGTGCCGGTCACCGAGGCTCTCGAGCGGGGCCTCGTCCGCGAAGTGCTGCCGGTCGGACAGCTCCTCGACCGAGCCATCGCGATCGCGCGGGAGATGGTGTCCGGTACGGCACCGGTCTCGGTAGCGCTGACCAGGCAGTTGATGTGGCGGATGCTCGGGGCGGCCGGCCCCGAGGTCGCACACCGCGCCGAGTCGATCGGTATTCACGTGCGAGGCACGTCCGACGACGTCAGGGAGGGTGTCGAGGCATTCCTCGACAAGCGCGAACCGAAATTCCCGAACCGCGTCTCGGACGGTCTGCCGGAGCTGTTCGATCTGTAA
- a CDS encoding TetR/AcrR family transcriptional regulator, with translation MARRRSSVLGDDAETARGKILKAAEAMFLRYGVVKTTMDDIAKEAGVSRPTVYRYFGDRDSLIIALIETRSRRLFDKARDYLRERSTFAEQIVDGLIFLVDRGRQDPIVRLIVSPEHMDMATALVGSSGLAARLTYEMWAPLLEEARARGEIRDGLTDEEICQWIALVQLILVGRMDFNSDDDPDNRRMLTNFLLPCIVDDAPPARRPRAAAARRSRG, from the coding sequence ATGGCGCGACGGCGGTCGAGTGTCCTCGGCGACGACGCGGAAACAGCGCGCGGCAAGATCCTGAAGGCCGCCGAGGCGATGTTCCTGCGTTACGGGGTCGTGAAGACGACCATGGACGACATCGCGAAGGAAGCCGGAGTCTCGCGACCGACGGTGTACCGCTATTTCGGAGATCGCGACTCGCTGATCATCGCGTTGATCGAGACGAGATCGCGCCGGCTCTTCGACAAGGCTCGCGACTATCTGCGCGAACGGTCGACGTTCGCCGAGCAGATCGTGGACGGTCTGATCTTCCTCGTCGACCGCGGACGCCAGGATCCCATCGTTCGGCTGATCGTCAGTCCCGAGCACATGGACATGGCCACTGCGCTGGTGGGCAGCAGTGGGCTCGCGGCGCGGTTGACCTACGAGATGTGGGCTCCTCTGCTGGAAGAGGCCCGTGCCCGCGGTGAGATCCGTGACGGACTCACCGACGAAGAGATCTGCCAGTGGATCGCTCTGGTGCAGCTCATCCTGGTGGGGCGCATGGACTTCAACTCCGACGACGATCCCGACAACCGTCGGATGCTCACCAATTTCCTGTTGCCGTGCATCGTCGACGATGCGCCGCCGGCGCGGCGTCCTCGTGCAGCGGCCGCCCGTCGCTCGCGCGGGTAG
- a CDS encoding ferredoxin has product MSDLRQQVQRLVVDMSVCAGHGLCYSTSPQLIDCDDQGYPVVLHDLSSDDDVRAAEAAVIVCPERALTIEPR; this is encoded by the coding sequence ATGTCCGATCTTCGTCAGCAGGTGCAGCGACTCGTGGTGGATATGTCGGTCTGTGCCGGGCACGGGCTGTGCTACTCCACCTCTCCGCAACTGATCGACTGTGACGACCAGGGTTACCCGGTTGTCCTGCACGACCTTTCGTCGGACGACGACGTGCGCGCAGCAGAAGCCGCCGTCATCGTCTGTCCCGAACGAGCACTCACCATCGAACCCCGCTGA
- a CDS encoding cytochrome P450, whose product MTTTEKAVPEHLVVDFDIYDQSLAQPVDNVQQRVAELSAKGPVVYSTAHGGHWIVTRYKEIHEVLRDPDTFSSYPNNLVTGPAGMGKLVPIELDPPEHTGYRLALQPLFSPNRMKALTDQIRDLVNELIDGFAGKGEAEFISEFAHELPARVFLALMDWPLEDAPLFTEATDIILMGKPGLNEEENQQARATAGFEMFGYFHKMVQERRENPGDDVTSTLIHTEVELEDGKRLLTDEELYRMLFLLLIAGLHTVQGSLAWAIIHLVNNPEQRRALIEDESLIPTAVEEILRIEAAVIPGRRATRDVELGGVRIKEGDQLILTLCSANRDSDEFDDPAELQLDRHPNRHLSFGGGPHRCIGSHLARIELSLALEELHRRIPDYQLVENDPPILHASQVRGCMRLPITFTPTA is encoded by the coding sequence ATGACAACTACAGAGAAGGCAGTACCCGAACACCTGGTGGTCGATTTCGACATCTACGACCAGTCCCTCGCGCAGCCGGTCGACAACGTTCAGCAGCGAGTTGCGGAGCTGTCAGCCAAGGGACCCGTCGTGTACTCCACGGCTCACGGCGGTCACTGGATTGTCACCCGCTACAAAGAGATCCACGAGGTCCTGCGCGACCCCGACACATTCTCCAGCTACCCCAACAACCTCGTCACGGGTCCGGCCGGCATGGGCAAGCTCGTTCCCATCGAGCTCGACCCGCCGGAGCACACGGGTTACCGGCTCGCTCTGCAACCGCTGTTCAGCCCCAACCGGATGAAGGCTCTGACGGATCAGATCCGCGATCTGGTCAACGAGCTGATCGACGGTTTCGCCGGAAAGGGTGAGGCCGAATTCATCTCGGAGTTCGCTCACGAGCTTCCGGCCCGGGTCTTCCTCGCTCTCATGGACTGGCCTCTCGAGGACGCTCCGCTCTTCACCGAGGCCACCGACATCATCCTCATGGGCAAGCCGGGTCTGAACGAGGAAGAGAATCAGCAGGCGCGCGCCACCGCCGGATTCGAGATGTTCGGCTACTTCCACAAGATGGTGCAGGAACGTCGCGAGAACCCGGGCGACGACGTCACGTCGACCCTCATACACACCGAGGTGGAACTCGAGGACGGCAAGCGGCTGCTCACCGACGAAGAGCTCTACCGCATGCTCTTCCTGCTGCTGATCGCCGGACTGCACACTGTGCAGGGCTCGCTCGCGTGGGCGATCATCCATCTCGTGAACAATCCCGAACAGCGTCGCGCGCTGATCGAGGACGAGTCGCTGATCCCGACGGCGGTGGAGGAGATTCTGCGTATCGAGGCAGCCGTGATCCCGGGACGCCGCGCGACCCGCGACGTCGAACTCGGCGGCGTACGGATCAAGGAGGGCGACCAGCTCATCCTTACGCTGTGCTCCGCGAACCGTGACTCGGACGAGTTCGACGATCCTGCCGAGCTGCAGCTCGATCGGCACCCCAACCGTCACCTCTCCTTCGGTGGTGGTCCGCATCGTTGCATCGGCTCGCACCTCGCACGCATCGAGTTGTCGCTGGCTCTCGAGGAACTTCATCGCCGGATTCCGGATTATCAGCTGGTCGAGAACGATCCGCCGATCCTGCACGCCAGCCAGGTCCGCGGGTGCATGCGCCTGCCGATCACGTTCACTCCGACGGCATGA
- a CDS encoding TetR/AcrR family transcriptional regulator, whose amino-acid sequence MARRQSVLSDNAETARAQILAAADSAVERFGVAKTTIDDVARETGVSRPTIYRYFRDRDTLITSLIETRARRLFEDAQAYVADRESFADQVVDGLLYLVDRGRRDPAIRLIVSPEHVDRGTALEGSSELAARLTFEMWAPLLETARERGEIRDGITDAEICKWITLVELILVGRMDFDDPVGEANRSLLTNLLLPGITTGAASIVS is encoded by the coding sequence ATGGCGCGACGTCAGAGCGTCCTCAGCGACAATGCCGAGACCGCTCGTGCCCAGATCCTCGCCGCCGCCGACAGCGCGGTCGAGCGTTTCGGGGTCGCCAAGACCACGATCGACGACGTGGCCCGCGAAACCGGTGTCTCCCGACCGACGATCTACCGTTACTTCCGAGACCGCGACACCCTCATCACCTCGCTGATCGAAACCCGTGCGCGTCGGCTCTTCGAGGATGCGCAGGCCTACGTCGCCGACCGCGAGTCCTTCGCCGACCAGGTGGTCGACGGCCTGCTCTACCTGGTCGACCGCGGCCGACGCGACCCGGCGATCCGTCTGATCGTCAGCCCCGAACATGTCGATCGCGGCACCGCCCTGGAAGGAAGTTCCGAACTCGCGGCGCGTCTCACTTTCGAGATGTGGGCGCCGCTGCTCGAGACGGCGCGCGAGCGTGGTGAGATCCGCGACGGAATCACCGATGCGGAGATCTGCAAGTGGATCACTCTGGTGGAGTTGATCCTCGTAGGTCGCATGGATTTCGACGATCCCGTCGGTGAGGCCAACCGGAGCCTGTTGACCAACCTGCTGCTGCCGGGCATCACCACCGGCGCCGCAAGCATCGTTTCGTAA